The window TGAGGATAGATGAATATATTATAATCAGTTTAACTTTAAGAGTAACTATGCTGAAAATATGTATGTTTCTTTTTCCGTCCATCGATTTCTAGATTTTACTTTTATGTTTTACCTCCTCCTGTTTTGCTCTAAATAGTTTGCAAACCTATTAAGAAGTCCCAATTATGTAGCTAACACTCACACATCTGAAACAACCATCTAGAAGTTCATTGACTCCTTGTTACTTCTATTTTGACCATATTCCTTTCTACAATGCATCGAAGACTTCCTCGCTAGGTTTTAAGAATTCATCATTCATCGCTATGtttgacccccccccccctctttttctttgttttctttccGGGCTCTGGTACAACTTACTATGAGCGCATATCGTCAAAGTTTACTACTACAAGCACACTAAATCCAATGTATCTTGAATTTTACATATGGATGGGAATATCCATTTTGCAGTACAAAAGCTCAGCGTGCTGGTAGTAGATAATCATCATTTCATAAAATCCATGAAACCAGCAGAAAATGACGAATTAAGCTACTGTGAACAGTCATGTACCTGCGTCTGGTAGTTCCAGATGCAAACGCTCCCTGAATACAGACTCGACAAAATCCTGCATTACACCGGAGGAAGTTATTCATGTGACTTTGAACAACATAATCATTACATCACTAGCACCCCAAAACCCAAAAATCATGTCACACACACAAACTTGCCCACTCACCATGGCTCGGTCGGATGCAGATCCACGGACTTGGCCCTCTCCGACCTCTGCGCGAGCTTCCTCTGATCCAACCACCAAACACATTCAGCTAAACACACCAAAACAAACCAAACTAAGCTAAGCAGATCCGAGGGAGAGGCGCAGTGGTTACCTTGATATCCAACCTGAGCGGCTGCCAACATCACAGCCATCGCCATTTCGCcgccagagaaaaaaaaaatcacacgaaAGCACGAACGAGAAGGCAATCACGTCAGTAcgcaacaaacaaaaaaaaaccccagATCCACGCGGAATTCGACGCTCCAGCCACCGGATctcggcacggcacggcacggcaccgcgcggcgcggcgcggccgtcAAACGGTTCGCCCTCGCCGTACCGATCCCCACTCGCGGCGAAACCTAAGCAGCGCGAGCCTGGGGGAaggcgagagcgagagagagaggggagtcaCGTACCATTGTGACGCCCGCGACGGCCGGCTACGGCGGGGACGCGGCTGTTACACAACCTCCGCCGCCGTTCACCGCCGGAATCAGGCTAGATCTGATCGGAGTTGAGGAAGAGAGTAGTATCTTCGAAATCGCTCAAGATCGAGAAGCAGAGGAACTGAGGAAGAAGAAGTTAGAACAGAGTTGTCGGGGGAGGAGAGATGTATTTCTCATTTCTGTTTGCTTATATACTAGTTGTTGGCGCACAGGCCTAAATCCTCCTGGGCTCGCAGGCCCACTCACACATGAAAGTCTATATCTCATACACTCGTAACAGTAACAGTACCACCCGCCAAAGTATCAGCTTGTCCCCAAGCTGGCGCACAAGGGAAGGGATTCTTCAGTACTATCTCcaccccaaaatataacaacttttggctaTTAATCTTGACAAATAGGGAGTACGTCATAGTCTTCCCAAGTTGCATGATCGGCTGGCAGCGAGGTCCACTTGATCAACACTTGCACATGAGCAGCATTCGAGCAGCATTCCCCTTCTTAACAAGCCGACGATTAAGGATCTCTGCAGGTACAACTTCAACTGCATCCAGAACCACAAGAGTAGGCAGACTACCGAAAACAGGTGTGTGAGCCGGCACATGGGGCTTCAACTGAGACACATGGAAAACCGGATGCACCAAACTGTGATCAGGCAAACCAAGACGATAAGCAGCAGTGCCAACCTTCTCTAGAATCTTGGAAGGCCCAAAGAACTTGAACGCCAATTTGGGATATGGACGATTGACCATCGATGACTGAACATACGGCTAGAGTTTCAGAAAGACAGATTCCCCAACTGAAAAAGCACGTTCAGAACGACCCTTGTCAGCTTTGTGTTTCATACGTAACTGAGCTCTTTGCAATTGCTCCTGAAGAAAAGCTGAGAGCTGATCACATTCAAATACTAAATCCATCCACAGCATGATGAGTTGAAGACAAAGAACAGGAATCTGATTGGAGTGGGGATTAGTACCAAAGAATGCTTTATATGGTGAACAGCCCATGGAGGTGTGAGAAGAAGTGTTATATCAATATTCGGCAAGATGGAGCCAATGATGCCACTTGTGAGGAGAAGCCTGAGTCATACACAACGAAGATATATCTCCAAACATTGATTCACACGCTCGGTTTGCCCATCGGTTTGTGGATGATACGCAGTACTCATTTGCAACTGTGTGTTCCAAACTTTGAACAAATCTCCCCAGAATTTGCTTGTAAATATCATATCCCGATCAGAGACAATCAAGTGAGGAATACCATATGTTTTAAACACAGAACGATCCATAGTTGTAGCCACTTGAGAGGCTGTAAAAGGATACCTCAAAGGAATGAAATAAGCATATTTAGTGAACCGATTCACAACTACCAGAATTACTGAATAGCCATCAGATTTAGGCAAACCCTCCACAAAGTCCATTGAGATATCCATCCAAGCCTCTTTGGGAACATGAAGAGGTACCAGCAAGCCTGGCAACTTGCAATGTTCACTCTTGGCATGCTGACATACTTGACACTGCTTAATAAAGTTAACATCAGTTTTAAGCCCAGTCCAAGCAAACAACTTCTCTAGACGATGATAAGCTGTCGTGTCGCGCCctgattttcgttcgggattaaaaatcattaaataaatcatttctagaaattatattaaaagttaaagcaatttaatcaagtgaattattgagggaattaaaaattttctttaaaaatcatggccgaaaatatttttgtaaaattCTCTATGTTCTAAtttactctctgaaatttcccgtgaattttcagagctcaaaaAGTAATTATAATAGTACAAACatcaattaatcaattaaattaAATAGAAAACCATTTAAAATCTCTTCCTGCACTTTGGGCCGCTTCCGGCCCAAAGGCTTCATCTCCTCCCTTGGCCCGCCCGCCCCTCCTTCCTCTTTTCCCTATCgggccgccctcctctcctccttcctctttgGGCTGTCCATTTCACGTTCCTCTCTCggtctcctctctccctccctcgccgacaggtgggaccggtgacgccacctgtcagctcctcctcctacctccggtctcctcgggccgaaaccgCCATGGTCACTGCACCCGCCCCACGCTGCCGCTTCTTCCGCGCCTCCTCGCGCCCTCTCTCATGCGGGCCCGGTCGTCGCACACTACTACACCTCTTCTCCACATTTCCCCAAATTCTGGCGCCTAATCGAGCTCCACTTCGCCCATGTCGTCGCCGCCCAAATCCGCCTCGCCCCAGCTCCCTTTCACCCTCCCGAGCCTATAAAAACgctccccgcacctccctctcATTTTTCCCTAGTTCCCTGAGCTTGTCGCATCTCCTATGTACACACTGGtctgcaggctgcagcagcGGCGGTAGCAGCAAAGGCAGGGATCCAACTTAACAGATGAAGTTGCATGGGCTTGTTCCTCCTATTCTTTCCTCCTAGCCACTGTCGCTGTTCTTCATGAATCATGATCTCTATTTTTGTTTTATACTGTTTCTTGTAATTAATTCCTACTCGCGGTCTCTCTCTTCCTAGTCCCCCATTTTTCTGgtatactattttttttgtttagggGTGCTCTTTAGTGAATTACCTGTATCATGGCTTCATGGGAGCTGGTTCGTGTAAcatgaaacagaaaaaaaaaaaggtaatgtTCGGCTGGTTTAACATTTTACCCTATGTACTTTGTGTAAAATATGGATCCGGTTTAGCTAATCAAATTCAACCTCAACAAGAAGGGAACATCCCTCGTATATATAAAGCATCCTGAGAACCCACAGTAAGGACCTATGTGTGTAAAAAGGTACAAAATTTTCTATCTCAAACAAGGACAAAGCGATGACTAATTTCTGTGGGTTTTATCGTCGGATATGCCGATCTTAAAGCACGCCCAATGATTATACAAGTGGAGGAAAACGGCCTTCACATAGTTTCAGTAGGAGTCAGCAACCTGTCaaaaaataattagctataATAAATGAATAGTTGTTAACAACTGTCGCTAATTGTATAGATGGAAAAACACTTCACCTTTACAAGCTGAATCAGTGTATCAGGTTGCTGTCCCGCTGATTCACTATTGGTCAGGAGTCAATACTGCAAAAGGCAAGATAGTCGTTAGAAAACATCAACAACTCATGTATAGCAAGCACAAATTTTGCTCTCATGTTCAAACTGTCTAAGAAAACTGGTCAGACCAACAGATTAACTCGAATACCAAAATGAAATTATAACTGAAATTATCCCAACAGATTAAACTAAAGGATATAGTCCAGAATAAACACTTGTATCCAGAAGCaggttttctttctttctttctttctttctttttgaggACACCAGCATCAAGTTTTCATTGTGATCATTGGTGCACTGGGAGGATAAACGAGGACCAAAAAAAGGGTTTTAGGACTGTACACTTGCTCAACTACAGCTTTTATGCTGATGATTCTTCGTTGTTCGTACCCCACTGTTCCTCGGTATCATTTCCGTTCACAAGGACAGCACCATCAGTCGAACCATCAGCTTCAACATCAACCTCAACAGCATCTTCTTGGCTCTCTTCTACTCCATTTTCCTCAATAGCCTGATGGAACAGATTGATATTACTATATTACAACTTAAagcatgaagaaaagaaaatataatgaagAGCAAAAGATGCGATTTTATTGAAATAATGATCACTTTTAAAGATTGGTGATAAATATAGGACCTCGCATGCAAAAAAAGAGATCAGTTTAGTAGAAGTAATTTAACATCTTCAAATAGCTACCCACTATTTAACAATATTTTTTACAACTCTTTCCGTAGGAGTGATACCTCGTGAGTGTCATCTCCATTTTCATCTGGCAGCACCTCCTCTAGATGTATATGCATACTTTTGAAAGCTTCCACCAGAGTCTCATTGGGCCTCTCAGCATGGATAATGTACTCCTCAGCTGGTGGATAAATACCCCTATTCAAACAGGATTTCATCAGAAcaataaagaaaaacaatacAAATGAGCACCGACATTACTTCTATTTATTTCACTATATGTGTTCAATTGAAGCTAAATATGATATTCCAACCCCACATCCTGTACATGGTAGAGGACATCATTCTTATTTCATCAGATGCTTTCAATTAAAGAGAAGAGGAAAGCAAACCTTGACGACTTGTCCCATGCATGGAAGAGAGAACTGGTAAAACTTTCACAAAAGAACATAGTTTTTACTTTTACGAACATACCTTTTGGGCGCGACATTAGCTTCTACATTGAGAGCAATTTGCCAGTCTTCAAACAAGTTTGGGTACTCGTCAGGATCTGCCAATGATTCTGCTGCTTTGGGGTTTACCTATAAAGATAATGGCATGAGAAGGAAAAAAGGCATGGTGAGATAATAAAACACATAGCTCCTACAAATTAAACAGTGTCGCGTAAGTCTGAAAATAAGAACAATACTCTAGCACAAGATAACAAGCATGTCTTTTGGTTGGTTTTTTCATGCTAGCTTAGATAATAGACAAAATGCCCTTGATTTATCAGGTACACAAAAATTAGATGGGGCATTCTGCCTGTTAGGACTGAAACATCACTAAAAACCATCAGTATTACCACCAGAAAGGACTGAAACATCACTAAACATCACTAAAAATCATCAGTAATGCCGAACAGAAATTTCATGCTTGAATATGTAACTTAGGTTGAAGAGACAAGTCACGCTAAAATGTGAGCAACTGAGCACGATCTAATACAGGTGTGCAAAAGATTAAGCATGAGAATAGgtagaaaaaaacaaagaaatattATAGGGGATAGGGCAGATGGTACCTTTTGGAGATCCTTTTTCCATAATGTTACAATCTCAGGGACTTTGCTCGGAAGATAAGATCTCGACATCAATGCTGCTTCTGGTATACGATTACTGTATAGAGAATATAACGTGATCaccataaaataaaaaatatattttctgaaTAAGCATTGTACTATTAAATAGGATAGTCTTGGCAAATGGCAATACCTTTCGATTAACAACTGAAGGCATTCTTCAAGTTTTCCTAGCATGAAGAAACAAAGGAAAGCAACATTGTTCTTCCCTTGTTCTTTAGCCATAGATGTTAATTTTGTTAGCCCTTCAGCATCACCAAGGGATGAATACAGAAGTAATAAACCACTGAGGTCCATAGCATGTAGAAGACACTCCTCTGCCATATCAAGCTGCAGAAAGTAATTTACACTTGACAGGTTAGAATATGGTGCACTCTTTTAGCCAGTTTTGTATCTAGGCCAAGGCGTGGAAACATAGCATGGCAAAGTTATTAAATTGCAGGAATTCTACTTAACACTAAGAtgataagttatttttttacacGCAGAACTCTGCCATCAAGCAAAATTATTGTTATGCACGCATAATTCTACTTTGAAAAACTACTACTccttccatttcatattataagtggttttgactttttttttaaatcaaactTCTTGAAAGTtcaaccaagtttatagaaaaaatatagcaacacttatagcaccaaattagtttcattacatctaacattgaatatatttggaTAGTTTCTTTGTTATGTGTTcgaaatattgctatatttttgtatagatttgatcaaacctaaagaagtttaacttagaaaatagtcaaaatgacttataatatgaaatagaggtaGTACAAAAGATGGAAAGAGCAAAAGCGAAGGCAAAATAACTTCTTAGGTTCTATAATTCTAGCATCATAGCAACGACCAAAGCGCCTTCCCATCAAAACTGCAATATTATCTCTTCACAAATGCCATTGTTGAATTATATACTTCTTCCGTCCAAGAATATAATCAtttctaggttgtttagcaAAGATTAAAGTTGAGGAGACAGTACTTTAGTGCCCTCATTTAATGAGAAGGTTGGGGTTGAAGGCTGGTTGGGCCTAAGATGGGAAGAAATTTAAATGAGGCGATTGATTTTACATATGTATtgtagaaatgcttatattcatGGACAAAATTCAAATGCTTCAAGTGCTTATATTGTTGGACGGAGGGATTTATTTGTGTGCTCATAATTATTAAGTTACACGGTATACTGGTACTAATAATCAAGAAACTAAAATGCCATGGCAGAACAGTCCCACTTCATTAGCACAATATATATTGACTACTCATAGAAGATAGTAACTAATACATCCAACAGCTGTACCTTTCCGGTTGACATAGCTAACTCTCCTAACTGCCTCCACTTGGACTCACTTTGTGCCTCAATGGCAATTGCCTGAAAAGCAAATAGTTAACAACATTTGAACAAAGACAAAAACATTCTTGGAAATGTgataaataaattaatcatcTGTGCCTTTGCAACTTCAAGCCGACCAAGCTGCACGGCCAAGTCAAATCTGTAATTAGAGTCTGTTGCTATCTCAAGGGCTTCTTCCAACATGCCCTGTGATTCCAAGAAACGTGCCACACTGAAAATAAAAGGGTTATCTTCAGATTCTGAGGCCTGAGTTGCAGAGTACAATAATTAGCAGAACAGGGGGCACCTGTCATGTTGTTCTTTTGGTATAGATGGTAAAAGAGCGTTTGCACGATCGAAGTCTCCACGCATTACAAGTGTTTTATACTCAATCATGGTAAGGAGTAAAGTATACCCCACAACACTGCAGTAAGAAAACAAGTTAACCTCAGAAGTTCATTGTGGCTTCAGAATATGATACAATACCAGACAACCAAGACTCACTTAAATTGCTTGTCAATAAGATAGACACGGCTTTGGTTAGCAAGATATCCCAGTAAATACATTTGCCGATCCAAGTGAAATAAGGTTGTGACCTGTAATACATCGAATAGTTATACTACCCCTGAAAATTAAGGGTCTAACCAAATCATATGTGACAATGTATTTTTGATATAATGAAAATACTTACCTCTCCTCCTACACAGTAATTAAGCCGTGACGAAGAATTGTTGTAGATAAAACAATCACCAACCCATAGGCCAGTTCGGATGCGTTCATTGATCTCATGAAGTAGTTCAAAGGCATCTTCCACACCTTCCTCGCCAACTGAACCCCCTCCATCCAAATGAGAAGAAACTACATCCCTCTGGAAGGTATAATTGTTGTGTTATAGTTACATCAAGTAGATGTTACATCATTGAACTACAGAGCCAACAAAATGCAGAAAAACTTACATTGTACTTCAAAATGTAGAATGAGGTGTCACTTGCAATTGTCACTAAATCACCACTATCGGCCCAATAGAGATTCTACAAATAAGAAAGCGGATCCTATTTAGCATCATAATATTCCAAATGACACGCAAAATAAATTTGAATCCATGAACAAAATTACTCACTTTCACATTGACATCAATTCTGCGTATCATCCTGCCCTCTGCCCAGTCATGGAAGCAAATAAAATCATTTGTACACATAGCCAGCAATACTCCACCAAATATACGTTCTGCAGAAAATGGTGGTCTTATACTCTTTCTCTCCTGAAATAGATAGGTTTTATCATCATACTATGTTTTCAGAAACCACAGTAAAGGAGATTGTTGTGATAAGCTTGGCAGCTGGCTAATAAATATAAGTAACAAGTTGACCCTGAAACAGTAGAAGAATAAAGTGGTTCATAATGCCCCTTACTCAAATCACATTTTACAGTGCAAAGGATATTACCATTTGAAATATGATATGTTGGCACGAGAGGAATATAGGAGATCATATTGAGTATTGATCAGTCTACCCAAACTACTATAGGCAATATTGCTCACTCCCATATCCCTATCCAGAAGGAGTTGGTCATTTACTGATTTTATATATtctaaagaaaaacaagaaacaaactaacTTTATATTATGAAACCTTCAGTTATATTAATAAATTGTAGATGATTTTTAATGGATTTTCTAATTGGGATTAGCCAAATGTGAAAAACGATTTGAAACAATGGATATGTTCTTTGAAGATTGATGGTGGTGATTTATAAATGTTCATGAGATATTCATTTTTTCGTTATATAATTTGTGGTTTCCTATTCAGGCTATATTTTTTTGAActatttgcaattttttttggcaattttaTACTAATTTCTATTGGAATGTGCACAGTACTCCAGGTTGTCCATGAAATGTGCACACCCAATAAATTTTTCTAGCCCACACATTGCATTGAAGGACCCCTACTCTGATGTACAAAGATAATTAAAAGAAGGGACAGTGGTAGTACAAACCTGGAAATTTTTACTGTATATCTTTATCCTCGACGTGCTTTCTCTGACAGCATATTCTCCATCAACTGACCAAACAAATTCAAGTGCAGACCCGAATGATCTATTTCTCCATGCTAATGCAGTGTAGATTATGTATTCTCCATCTCCACATACAACAACAAATCTCCCATTCGGATTGTGCCTTAAGCTCTGAAATGAATACACTATAATTACTATAATTACTAACatacactataattacactatactagatttgagattaatttaattttactaCAACAACAGAATCTCCAAGGTGTGTTTAAATAAAACAACTCACCAGTGCAAATGTCAAATAAATtaacatattaaaaatatttcaacatGCATGGTCAAATGGTGTATACATGTGACTCATGTAATGAATAGGAAAAAGAAACTCAAGCAGAAATTTGGGACTCATTTGCAAGCATCAAGTTGGTTCTGGTGGAAAACATCACTTGATCACTATGCGAATGATGCATTCatttaaatagaaaatatgAACATACTTGTGGATAAAGATCACAGGTTCCCAACTCCTTCACAGCTAAGGGTAAGCGCTCACCATCTGCAATCTGAAAAATAGAACAGGTTAGGAAACATGACGTATAAGAAAGTATTACAAGTTTTCAACATATTAGCATGGTGAACAGAAAACCTCATTGTCTGCACCAATAGTCTTGATATTAACAGTTTGGATTTCATTATGTTTTGACCATATGATTTTTCCACTGCTGTCCATGCTAGCAACAGGAACTTCACGACcaatttttatcattattgtcCCTTCATCATATCCGATCACAACCCTGCAAAGGTCAAGTTTTTTCCCGTATCACTAAATTAACTTGAGAAGGAATAAGTTAATgaaaacatgaaaagaaaagggtTTCTGTCAAGAGCAAACTATGGAATAAACTGTTTAGCAGACAAGGAATAAATGTTATTGCTACATTGGGAGAGAACTATGGAGCAGAGAACATATACGCTAAACTAATCAAATCTTTATACTTTGATTCATTTTGGGTGTGGGGAACTTCAATACCACATGAATAGGTGATATTTAGTATCACGGCACTTGATATTAACCGTAAGTCCATAGCATCCGAATAGTAAGAGTGTAGTATTTCCATTACCTTCTTGAACCCTTCATGTATCCTAAAGCCCACACTCGCTCAAGGCCATAGTTAAGAGTGTTCTCAAGCCTGTAAGAAACAAGCAACGTGTTATTCCTGTCTACAGTAAGAATAAAAGGCCTAAAACAATGATTGACAAAAATGGAACAATCCAAAGCAGtcttccaaaaaagaaaaagaaaagaacaaaccAATGCACAGAGATAAGAATATCTTGCCAGGTGCCAACTAAGCATAAGCATATATAGTAAACTGCGACGCGAAAGTGAACGTTTGTGGCATGGGCGTGATGTGCATCCTGGTCGCACCCCTCAAAAAATGTTTATCTATATCCTGGTGTagaatgctactccctccgtttcacaatgtaagtcattctagcattgcacatattcatatagatgctaatgaatctagacattataatatatatagattcattagcatgtatatgaatgtggacaatactagaaagtcttacattatgaaacggacgAAGTAGTTTCATAATATGGCAAGAGAATCTCCTTGTTCTCAACACCACAGGAAAATGGTAGCTTCAAATTCTCTGGACACAGTGCTTCACTTCAGAGATCACCAATTGTTAGGAAGTAGTATAGTTGAATATTTTCATGTTTCCATTAACTCCAAATTCTCTTAGTTTAACCCCCAACCATCACTACCAGGTCTGATACCAGTCAGGACAGGGTTAATAGAAAATATTCCTCTTAGTTAGTCGTACTTCAAGCTGTAAATTGACCTATATTGTTACTAAAATAGGACTGAGTTGTAATACAAACTTATGCTATAGGCGTAAATGTAACACTTTCACTCAAAAGCTTATATCTAGATTAAAGACTGTAATGCTGCATCAATCAAAATTACATGGCTAAATAATAAATTACTAAATGCACAAACTAATTCCAAAAGAAACAAGGACATGGAGACCAGAAACTACACTTGTAAGGTCATCAATAGATATGACACACCAATGATTATTTAAGAACCAGATTTTATGCCACCGAACAGAGTTTTTATTGCCATCAATAGAACATCACATCTATGAGAGTAACAAGTACATGAATTTATCTCAAAATTCAAACTATGCATGAAGTATCCTATGAGTTCTATTATAGGGGGAGAGAGCAAGAGAACCTGTAGGTAGTAGAGTGCCACAAGCGAACTGTCCCATCCTCGGAGCCAGTAAGTGTTATAGGTAACTCCGGATGGAAACAAACAGCAGAGACATTATGTGCATGTCCTTCAAGCGTTTGAACACAGCTCTTCGTTTGATAGTCCCAAACCTGATTCAACGAAGTGTCTCGTAACAATGTCCAATATACTCACACGATAATTCACTGCAGATGGCATACCTTCGCGGTTTGATCATCAGAGCCTGTAATTAAGTATGGGCGATCACCACCAGTAAAGTAATCAACACAATTGACACCTTTTGAATGGCCATCTAATGTGAAATTAGGATCAGGGGAACCAAGACTCCATACCTGAAATTAAATAAGGGCACCACATTCAAATCCAGACCAAGAAATGTTAGAAATGCAAAAACTATGCCAAGCAAATGTAAGGAACAAAATCACAAACC of the Oryza sativa Japonica Group chromosome 2, ASM3414082v1 genome contains:
- the LOC4328694 gene encoding coatomer subunit beta'-2; this encodes MPLRLDIKRKLAQRSERVKSVDLHPTEPWILSSLYSGSVCIWNYQTQTMVKSFEVTELPVRSSKFIARKQWIVAGADDMFIRVYNYNTMDKVKVFEAHTDYIRCVAVHPTQPFVLSSSDDMLIKLWDWDKGWMCTQIFEGHSHYVMQVTFNPKDTNTFASASLDRTVKVWSLGSPDPNFTLDGHSKGVNCVDYFTGGDRPYLITGSDDQTAKVWDYQTKSCVQTLEGHAHNVSAVCFHPELPITLTGSEDGTVRLWHSTTYRLENTLNYGLERVWALGYMKGSRRVVIGYDEGTIMIKIGREVPVASMDSSGKIIWSKHNEIQTVNIKTIGADNEIADGERLPLAVKELGTCDLYPQSLRHNPNGRFVVVCGDGEYIIYTALAWRNRSFGSALEFVWSVDGEYAVRESTSRIKIYSKNFQERKSIRPPFSAERIFGGVLLAMCTNDFICFHDWAEGRMIRRIDVNVKNLYWADSGDLVTIASDTSFYILKYNRDVVSSHLDGGGSVGEEGVEDAFELLHEINERIRTGLWVGDCFIYNNSSSRLNYCVGGEVTTLFHLDRQMYLLGYLANQSRVYLIDKQFNVVGYTLLLTMIEYKTLVMRGDFDRANALLPSIPKEQHDSVARFLESQGMLEEALEIATDSNYRFDLAVQLGRLEVAKAIAIEAQSESKWRQLGELAMSTGKLDMAEECLLHAMDLSGLLLLYSSLGDAEGLTKLTSMAKEQGKNNVAFLCFFMLGKLEECLQLLIESNRIPEAALMSRSYLPSKVPEIVTLWKKDLQKVNPKAAESLADPDEYPNLFEDWQIALNVEANVAPKRGIYPPAEEYIIHAERPNETLVEAFKSMHIHLEEVLPDENGDDTHEAIEENGVEESQEDAVEVDVEADGSTDGAVLVNGNDTEEQWVLTPDQ